One region of Sus scrofa isolate TJ Tabasco breed Duroc chromosome 3, Sscrofa11.1, whole genome shotgun sequence genomic DNA includes:
- the NOL8 gene encoding nucleolar protein 8, protein MKASKETKRLFVGGLGQNISEGDLQNQFNRFGEVSDVEIITRKDDQGNPQKVFAYVNIRIAEADLKKCMSVLNKTKWKGGTLQIQLAKESFLHRLAQEREEAKAAKEKPTAVNTNLLEKMGVVDFHVKAVPGTEVPGHKNWVVSKFGRVLPVLHLKNRHKRKIIKYDPSKYCHNLKKIGEDFTNANPISNLTWELEGGNDPISKKRRGEFSDFHSPPKKIIKVQKNEGSTASPAVRPKPSRITERPWLKQQAAQKTPDGPITPKLSYISDSESQILKNVFFQTSGLETTKNRNSMSDDDIDSEDELRLTIAREENLEKSTWPLVNESENDPFEVVRDDFKSDSHKFHTSIGLGLKNNISSLDSEDNVMGNDYDSDSGDTDEIITRNKNAGKIKNSIALSQMEKSIHKKTSSKNRKKCDLSDSIKEQKRKNNVEIAVSHRVKMPSRKSLADSSGSEDADSASESAESGGDKEYHTMMNCVHVTLTLADLEQLASSNQEAPKEDTESNGQETTAKRDRASKSHRTLGGLHKGHQCINPEEIVASLLEGKEDTCGKQKPREDLKPKFQAFKGVGCLYRKESVKESSKESVASNNKDHNSLILDAPRSISMEKWSLYANDLSGEPTSFQHAKKANDSNKIQPQKKQSTFESQEHEVVSPSNSGKRSRNPTSSLLPVEDKKSLSVAAKTPRRGFDEDSCHRTGKSGDDSENRPILSSRKAPEKSEFSRRDTQENKTNFPLPFNSSSDVNAKDKHAEDNQKRLAALEARQKAKGIQKKLVHNALANLDGHPEDKPTHIIFGSNSESETEETSTQEQSQPEEEPVKESMGRASGKLFDSSDDESGSEDDSNRFKIKPQFEGRAGQKLMDLQSHFGTDDRFRMDSRFLESDSEEEQEDTSETKTAAEEEIAAEKLKALNIVQSVLHINVSSSTSKGSVAAKKFKDVIHYDPTRHDHATYERKKDDKPKESKAKRKKKREEAEKLPEVSKEMYYNISVDLKQIFQTAKDTSEKRDSTAWNEDSGGEKAEEAQDPAALIMEDEQPEGFTFSFFDSDAKDVKEETYRVETVKPGKISWQGDPRFQDSSSEEEDVTEETDDKKPNPEEVSLPEKETTRFFFFSKNDERLHGSDLFWRGVGNNISRNAWEARINNLRMDCRKKHKDAKRRLKPK, encoded by the exons ATGAAAGCCAGCAAAGAAACAAAGCGCCTTTTTGTGGGTGGCCTTGGCCAGAACATTTCTGAAGGAGACCTACAAAATCAGTTCAACAGGTTTGGAGAAGTTTCTGATGTGGAGATTATCACTAGGAAAGATGACCAAG gaaatccACAGAAAGTCTTTGCATATGTCAACATCAGAATAGCAGAAGCAGACCTgaaaaaat GTATGtctgttttaaataaaacaaaatggaaaggcgGAACCCTACAGATTCAGCTGGCAAAAGAAAGCTTTTTGCACAG ATTGGCtcaagagagagaagaagcaaaagcagcaaaagaaaaaccaacagcAGTCAACACCAACTTGTTAGAAAAGATGGGAGTGGTGGATTTCCATGTGAAAGCTGTGCCAGGGACAGAAGTACCAGGGCACAAA aattgggTCGTAAGTAAATTTGGAAGAGTCTTACCTGTCCTTCACCTAAAGAATCGACATAAACGTAAA ATCATAAAGTATGATCCATCAAAATACTGCCACAACTTAAAGAAGATAGGGGAAGATTTCACAAATGCTAACCCTATATCCAACCTCACTTGGGAATTGGAAGGAGGAAATGATCCTATAAGTAAGAAACGGCGAGGAGAGTTCTCTGACTTTCATAGCCCTCCTAAGAAGATAATAAAAGTGCAGAAGAATGAGGGTTCCACTGCATCTCCAGCTGTTAGACCAAAACCCAGTAGAATAACGGAGAGACCATGGTTAAAACAACAGGCTGCACAAAAAACGCCTGATGGTCCCATCACACCTAAATTATCCTATATATCTGATTCTGAAAGTCAGatacttaaaaatgtattttttcagacTTCTGGCTTAGAAACTACCAAGAACAGAAATAGCATGTCTGATGATGATATCGATTCTGAAGATGAATTAAGACTAACGATCGCAAGAGAGGAAAACTTGGAGAAAAGCACATGGCCTTTAGTAAATGAATCTGAAAATGATCCCTTTGAAGTTGTAAGGGATGATTTTAAATCAGATTCTCACAAATTTCATACTTCAATAGGTTTAGGCctcaaaaataacatttcttcCCTTGATAGTGAAGATAATGTTATGGGAAATGATTATGACTCTGATTCAGGAGATACGGATGAAATCATTACAAGGAACAAAAATGCTGGTAAGATCAAAAACAGTATAGCACTCTCACAAATGGAAAAGTCTATACACAAGAAAACTTCTtcgaaaaatagaaaaaagtgtgATCTTTCTGATTctattaaagaacaaaaaagaaaaaacaatgtagaGATAGCCGTCAGTCACAGAGTTAAGATGCCTAGTCGTAAATCTCTAGCTGACTCTAGTGGCAGTGAAGATGCGGATTCTGCATCAGAGTCCGCCGAGTCCGGAGGGGATAAGGAGTATCACACTATGATGAACTGTGTCCATGTGACTCTCACTTTAGCTGATTTGGAACAGTTGGCTAGCAGTAACCAGGAGGCGCCAAAAGAAGATACTGAGAGTAATGGCCAGGAAACCACTGCCAAGCGTGACAGGGCCTCCAAAAGCCACAGGACTCTTGGTGGCCTCCACAAAGGCCACCAGTGTATTAATCCTGAGGAGATTGTGGCTTCCCTTTTAGAGGGAAAAGAGGACACctgtggaaaacagaaaccaAGGGAAGACTTAAAGCCAAAATTCCAGGCTTTCAAGGGAGTGGGCTGTCTCTACAGGAAGGAATCAGTGAAAGAGTCCTCGAAAGAGAGTGTTGCCTCAAACAATAAAGATCATAATTCCTTGATATTGGACGCTCCTAGGAGCATATCCATGGAAAAATGGTCCCTGTATGCTAATGACTTATCAGGCGAACCGACTTCTTTCCAGCATGCAAAGAAGGCAAATGACTCAAACAAAATCCAACCTCAAAAGAAGCAGTCCACTTTTGAGAGCCAGGAACATGAGGTGGTGTCTCCTAGCAATtcaggaaagagaagcagaaatcCTACTTCTAGTCTGTTGCCAGTTGAAGACAAGAAATCTTTAAGTGTTGCAGCCAAAACTCCCAGGAGAGGCTTTGATGAGGACTCTTGCCACAGGACTGGGAAGTCAGGAGATGACTCTGAAAACAGGCCCATTTTGAGCAGCCGCAAGGCCCCTGAGAAATCAGAGTTTTCCAGGAGAGACactcaggaaaacaaaactaaCTTCCCACTTCCTTTTAATAGTTCATCAGACGTTAATGCTAAGGATAAGCATGCTGAAGATAATCAGAAGCGTTTGGCGGCCTTAGAGGCAAGGCAGAAagcaaaaggaatacaaaaaaagttAGTTCATAATGCTCTGGCAAATTTG GATGGTCATCCAGAGGACAAGCCGACGCATATCATCTTTGGTTCCAACAGTGAAAGTGAAACAGAAGAGACATCCACTCAGGAGCAAAGCCAGCCAGAAGAGGAACCGGTGAAA GAGTCCATGGGTAGAGCTTCTGGGAAGCTCTTCGACAGCAGTGATGATGAATCTGGTTCTGAAGATGATAGCAATAGGTTCAAAATTAAACCTCAGTTTGAGGGCAGAGCTGGACAGAAG cTCATGGATTTGCAGTCCCACTTTGGCACTGATGACAGGTTTCGCATGGACTCTCGATTTCTAGAAAGTGACAGCGAAGAGGAACAGGAAG ACACAAGTGAAACGAAGACTGCTGCGGAGGAAGAGATTGctgcagaaaagttgaaagccctGAATATTGTGCAAAGTGTTTTGCACATCAACGTAAGCAGTTCTACAAGCAAAGGATCAGTAGCTGCTAAGAAATTTAA GGATGTCATACATTATGATCCAACAAGGCATGACCATGCTAcctatgaaagaaagaaagatgataaaccaaaagaaag TAAAGCAAAacgaaagaagaaaagggaagaagctgAGAAGCTACCTGAGGTGTCCAAAGAAATGTATTATAACATATCTGtggatttaaaacaaatattccaAACTGCAAAAGATACCAGTGAAAAAAGAGACAGCACAGCCTGGAATGAGGACTCTGGTGGAGAAAAAGCTGAGGAAGCCCAGGATCCTGCAGCTTTGATCATGGAGGATGAGCAGCCTGAAGGGTTCACATTCTCCTTTTTTGATTCAGATGCTAAAGATGTAaaggaag AGACCTATAGAGTTGAGACAGTGAAACCTGGGAAGATTTCCTGGCAGGGAGACCCTCGTTTCCAGGACAGCAGTTCAGAAGAAGAAGATGTTACTGAAGAAACAGATGACAAAAAGCCCAACCCTGA AGAAGTATCGTTACCTGAGAAAGAAACcactagatttttctttttctctaagaatGATGAGAGACTCCATG GTTCTGACTTATTCTGGAGAGGAGTGGGAAATAATATTAGCAGGAATGCTTGGGAGGCCAGAATAAACAACCTGCGTATG GACTGTCGGAAGAAACATAAAGATGCCAAAAGAAGACTGAAACCAAAATAA